One part of the Vanessa cardui chromosome 2, ilVanCard2.1, whole genome shotgun sequence genome encodes these proteins:
- the LOC124537776 gene encoding protein crumbs isoform X2 yields MKVDRSAWRRRAVLNFTGCFPLLLITASGILATGPLGPSERPEAYFNGSSYIRLATPFSLKQLVGLSFRTCVGGELFSQRYEGYTLHVTALYEQVVVSWARPGQSHREVGLVKETLDNRWHWVALRYRPNPPSLLLEVDKDTQVISNVTWNPELLTPGALEAREAVVLVGNLFSGCVHEGPQLEFHAAHVLQSTVRFGSCPLTTDDCIDRKDVLRIPPKDHCYNEPCLRHGTCISRHDRYECHCTARYTGNNCEVDAGDPCASAPCRNSAHCVEDARGDYACLCPPHYHGTYCELEESLDPQCVAGPCRNNGSCSVPPGADEYVCDCPSGYTGRNCEIDIDECSSVGADACLNGGRCVDDVDNYTCDCAGTGYSGARCELNVNECEEERGVCGHGACYDTYGGFVCACLPGYTGERCHQMSACASGPCGVGGACVEENGGAGFRCVCARGLAPPLCEPAPAPAAPAACAELQCPPRSHCRAGMPAMVAGVMVSKQVLCVCDLGYYGAPGPAPNCSALEAACDAGVCLNGATCTRGADHFNCSCAPGYKGVYCELGPAGKALSERCAAAPCVHATACRDLATGFRCECEAGWSGARCDVAAAGADGAAPDGAPCGRGCLNGGTCRADGCECRPGHGGASCELALDCRAAPCPPRQECVEQGGAWRCAAGAADSACASSPCHNGTCLALDSGLFRCQCPPGHNGRFCELDIDECTLMPKICNNGVCVNLPGSYQCYCKPGYTGDSCEQDIDECLSSPCKNGGTCQNLENNYECTCVEGYEGKDCSININECATNPCASGSTCVDGIASYKCVCQDGLTGPHCEIDIDDCESSPCEHGGRCVDGLNGYTCECSGTGYSGDDCELNIDECAPRPCRNGGTCVDDVNDYHCSCYPGFTGKNCETDVDECESSPCKHSGVCLQRSDRSLYRSRDAPPPALPAPLPDVFYQPFSLDAASGYECVCVAGTTGPRCEINIDECASSPCKHGKCVDAVGGYSCDCAAGYEGQHCELEINECLRYTPCQHGRCYDGRASYYCSCEAGWGGQNCSVVLTGCRDSPCRHHGTCLPWLVRETEHRFNCSCTPGHYGTTCEKITTMSLEKSSYAEVNTSREEGYDISFRFKTTLGNGLLAMGRGLTYFFLELSNGHLNLHSSLLNKWEGVFIGSNLNDSNWQKVFVTINSSHLVLAANEEQTIYPISQNEAFNASVTSFPSTRLGTAGSSYATLTHGPNFFVGCFQDVVVNGQWVLPEDSNSSLADSQTERGPADEAEGADEADASGEAADEADKGSARAVLHRVLASCPRTPQCAPNPCLSGGACEDHWTSFRCTCPRPHLGDTCQYNYTAATFGQEAARARSVVTVQVSDAARRAVHAALDISMFIRTRKPSGQIFYLGSLPRYGQTEETLVGASLKGGELLVHLRFNQTPEDYTVGGTRLDNGHLHLIEVVRNSTLVQVKLNGTEYFRKSISAAKQLDAQVLYLGGPPPPPQPPSPPPITEGVSPSPTAAPAPALPEPDDADYFKGVIQDVQVSNGVNVTVVEFFPLQAAGLRVPEPFGEVSLDPAGVLRGVVSDDACASRPCLHNASCALTWNDYTCTCPRGYKGKQCAEVEFCQLQGCPLNSHCRNLDRGYECVSNATFDGVNTTLSYRLREPRAALAAEPLRLEPPSSLTITYRSKVGGTLFRAEGADSGSVFSVGLYKGQVGVQWRLGGLPAQRRMRARRPHHAWVTLRLVLADGRVTGSFVDADGHEEVGLSDTIDVAAWQRLVTEGLITLGGVRAGTPPATVRPTASTTTVMENTTDPSVFEYSEGDEFIDDNLAGEYFKGCLGAVHVGALLLPFFTEEQLFVGSAAALLAAQPHYALLSGSPWGASSGVGCVLCVEAQCVRGACADVRNSYACACPPGYTGDYCQIDIDECENNQCQNGATCRDDVAKYTCECAEGFDGEFCEHDIDECESAPCANGGTCVDLAGGYRCECGAEWRGPRCQLPRTRTCAHRPCAPPPRALCRDVPDAVNGNNYTCECAEGFQGVHCELAFCEVEPCLHGRCDVDAVPPQCECEAGWSGRACGAERDECAGAAACLHGGRCVPRRRPPVCDCPPEWRGARCEEDVDECAERRVSCGPGRCRNLPGGYTCECAEGYCGDECALLDLCFATGAAEASEAGEAREAGSAHGPCLHGRCEQACAAQVDYVCHCEDGWAGKNCSQAAVAGEASASGGQATRVALGVGGALAALLLGGAALAALAAQARRKRATRGTYSPSGQEYCNPRAEMITHALKPPPEERLI; encoded by the exons GTTGCTTCCCGCTCCTGTTGATTACAGCGTCAGGTATACTCGCGACGGGTCCACTTGGCCCGTCCGAGAGACCAGAGGCCTACTTCAACGGCTCCTCCTACATACGCCTCGCCACACCCTTCTCACTGAAGCAGCTCGTTGGACTTAGCTTTCGGACTTGTGTCG GAGGCGAGTTGTTCTCTCAGAGGTACGAGGGCTACACGCTGCACGTGACAGCTCTGTACGAGCAGGTGGTCGTCTCGTGGGCTCGGCCGGGGCAGTCGCACCGAGAGGTGGGTCTCGTCAAGGAGACTCTCGACAACCGCTGGCACTGGGTCGCGCTCCGATACAGGCCCAACCCGCCCTCGCTACTCCTTGAAGTCGATAAGGACACGCAG GTGATATCGAACGTGACGTGGAATCCCGAGCTGCTAACGCCGGGTGCGCTGGAGGCGCGCGAGGCGGTGGTGCTGGTGGGCAACCTGTTCAGCGGCTGCGTGCACGAGGGCCCGCAGCTGGAGTTCCACGCGGCGCACGTCCTGCAGAGCACCGTGCGCTTCGGCAGCTGCCCGCTCACCACAGACGACT GTATAGATAGAAAAGATGTTTTGAGAATACCACCGAAAGATCACTGTTACAACGAACCATGTCTGAGGCACGGCACCTGCATATCGAGACACGACAG ATACGAGTGCCACTGCACGGCGCGCTACACGGGCAACAACTGCGAGGTGGATGCGGGCGACCCGTGCGCGTCGGCGCCGTGCCGCAACAGCGCGCACTGCGTGGAGGACGCGCGCGGGGACTACGCCTGCCTCTGCCCGCCGCACTACCACG GCACCTACTGCGAGCTGGAGGAGTCGCTGGACCCGCAGTGCGTGGCGGGCCCGTGTCGCAACAACGGCAGCTGCAGCGTGCCGCCCGGCGCAGACGAATACGTGTGTGACTGTCCCTCTG GTTACACGGGTCGTAACTGCGAGATCGATATCGACGAGTGCTCGTCTGTGGGCGCCGACGCGTGCCTCAACGGCGGCCGCTGCGTCGACGACGTCGACAACTACACCTGTGACTGCGCCGGCACCG GCTACAGCGGCGCGCGCTGCGAGCTCAACGTGAACGAGTGCGAGGAGGAGCGCGGCGTGTGCGGCCACGGCGCCTGCTACGACACGTACGGCGGCTTCGTGTGCGCCTGCCTGCCCGGCTACACGGGCGAGCGCTGCCACCAG ATGTCGGCGTGCGCGTCGGGCCCGTGCGGCGTGGGCGGCGCGTGCGTGGAGGAGAACGGCGGCGCCGGCTTCCGCTGCGTGTGCGCGCGCGGCCTGGCGCCGCCGCTGTGCgagcccgcgcccgcgcccgccgcgcccgccgcctgCGCCGAGCTGCAGTGCCCGCCGCGCTCGCACTGCCGCGCCG GAATGCCCGCCATGGTGGCCGGCGTGATGGTGTCGAAGCAAGTCCTGTGCGTGTGCGACCTGGGATACTACG GCGCGCCGGGCCCCGCCCCCAACTGCAGCGCGCTGGAGGCGGCGTGCGACGCGGGCGTGTGCCTCAACGGCGCCACGTGCACGCGCGGCGCCGACCACTTCAACTGCAGCTGCGCGCCCGGATACAAGG GCGTGTACTGCGAGCTGGGCCCTGCCGGCAAGGCGCTGTCGGAGCGCTGCGCCGCCGCGCCCTGCGTGCACGCCACCGCCTGCCGCGACCTC GCCACCGGGTTCCGCTGCGAGTGCGAGGCGGGCTGGAGCGGCGCGCGCTGCGACgtggcggcggcgggcgcggacGGCGCGGCGCCCGACGGCGCGCCGTGCGGCCGCGGCTGCCTCAACGGCGGCACGTGCCGCGCCGACGGCTGCGAGTGCCGGCCCGGCCACGGCGGCGCCTCCTGCGAGCTGGCGCTCGACTGCCGCGCCGCGCCCTGCCCGCCCAGGCAG GAGTGCGTGGAGCAGGGCGGCGCGTGGCGctgcgcggcgggcgcggcggacTCGGCGTGCGCGTCGTCGCCGTGCCACAACGGCACGTGCCTGGCGCTCGACAGCGGCCTGTTCCGCTGCCAGTGCCCGCCCGGACACAACG gaAGATTCTGCGAGCTGGATATCGATGAATGTACTCTGATGCCGAAAATATGTAACAATGGAGTTTGTGTCAATCTCCCTGGCTCTTACCAGTGCTATTGCAAGCCAG GTTATACCGGCGACAGTTGCGAGCAGGATATCGATGAATGTTTGTCTTCGCCATGTAAGAACGGCGGTACATGTCAGAATTTGGAAAACAACTACGAGTGCACCTGCGTGGAGGGATACGAAG GCAAGGATTGCTCCATCAACATCAACGAGTGCGCGACCAACCCGTGCGCGTCGGGCTCCACGTGCGTCGACGGCATCGCCAGCTACAAGTGCGTGTGCCAGGACGGGCTCACGGGCCCGCACTGCGAGATCGACATCGACGACTGCGAG TCGAGTCCGTGCGAGCACGGCGGGCGCTGCGTGGACGGGCTGAACGGCTACACGTGCGAGTGCAGCGGCACGGGCTACTCGGGCGACGACTGCGAGCTCAACATCGACGAGTGCGCGCCGCGGCCCTGTCGCAACGGCGGCACCTGCGTCGACGACGTCAACGACTACCACTGCTCCTGCTACCCCGGCTTCACGG GCAAGAACTGCGAGACCGACGTGGACGAGTGCGAGAGCTCGCCGTGCAAGCACTCCGGCGTGTGCCTGCAGCGCAGCGACCGCAGTCTGTACCGGTCGCGCgacgcgccgccgcccgcgctgcCCGCGCCGCTGCCCGACGTGTTCTACCAGCCCTTCTCGCTCGACGCCGCCAGCGG CTACGAGTGCGTGTGCGTGGCGGGCACGACGGGGCCGCGCTGCGAGATCAACATCGACGAGTGCGCCTCCTCGCCCTGCAAGCACGGCAAGTGCGTGGACGCCGTGGGCGGCTACAGCTGCGACTGCGCCGCCGGCTACGAGGGCCAGCACTGCGAGCTGGAGATCAACGAGTGTCTCCG GTACACGCCGTGCCAGCACGGGCGCTGCTACGACGGGCGCGCCTCGTACTACTGCTCGTGCGAGGCGGGCTGGGGCGGCCAGAACTGCTCCGTGGTGCTGACGGGCTGCCGCGACTCCCCGTGCCGGCACCACGGCACGTGCCTGCCCTGGCTCGTGCGTGAGACCGAGCACCGGTTCAACTGCTCCTGCACTCCGGGACACTACGGCACCACCTGCGAGAAG ATAACCACGATGTCTCTGGAGAAGAGCAGCTACGCGGAGGTGAACACGTCTCGCGAGGAAGGCTACGACATCTCGTTCCGCTTCAAGACCACGCTGGGCAACGGCCTGCTCGCCATGGGCCGGGGTCTCACGTACTTCTTCTTGGAGCTGTCCAACGGTCATCTCAACCTGCACTCGTCGCTACTGAACAAGTGGGAGGGAGTCTTCATCGGTTCCAATCTCAATGATAGTAACTGGCAGAAG GTTTTTGTAACGATTAACTCGTCACACCTCGTGCTGGCGGCTAACGAGGAGCAGACTATCTACCCGATCAGCCAGAACGAGGCGTTTAACGCGTCCGTCACGTCGTTCCCCTCCACGCGCCTCGGCACGGCGGGCTCCTCCTACGCGACGCTCACGCACGGACCCAACTTCTTCGTGGGCTGCTTCCAGGACGTCGTCGTTAACGGACAGTGG GTGCTGCCCGAGGACTCGAACTCGAGCCTGGCCGACAGCCAGACGGAGCGCGGCCCGGCCGACGAGGCGGAGGGCGCGGACGAGGCGGACGCGTCGGGCGAGGCGGCGGACGAGGCGGACAAGGGGTCGGCGCGCGCCGTGCTGCACCGCGTGCTGGCCTCGTGCCCGCGCACGCCGCAGTGCGCGCCCAACCCGTGCCTGTCGGGCGGCGCCTGCGAGGACCACTGGACGTCGTTCCGCTGCACGTGCCCGCGCCCGCACCTGGGCGACACCTGCCAGTACA ACTACACGGCGGCCACGTTCGGGCAGgaggcggcgcgggcgcgctcGGTGGTGACGGTGCAGGTGTCGGACGCCGCCCGGCGCGCCGTGCACGCCGCGCTCGACATCTCCATGTTCATCCGCACGCGCAAGCCCTCCGGCCAGATCTTCTACCTCGGCTCGCTGCCCAG GTACGGTCAGACGGAGGAGACGTTGGTGGGCGCGTCGCTGAAGGGGGGCGAGCTCCTCGTCCACCTGCGATTCAATCAGACGCCCGAGGACTACACCGTCGGCGGGACCAGGCTCGATAATGGACACCTGCATCTCATCGAG GTTGTCCGAAATTCGACTCTGGTCCAAGTGAAACTGAACGGAACGGAATACTTTCGCAAGTCCATTTCCGCGGCCAAGCAGCTCGACGCGCAG gtTTTATACCTTGGTGGCCCGCCTCCCCCTCCACAACCGCCGTCGCCCCCGCCGATCACGGAGGGCGTTTCCCCCTCGCCGACCGCCGCACCGGCTCCCGCTTTGCCGGAGCCCGACGACGCCGACTACTTTAAGGGAGTTATACAGGACGTGCAG GTTTCGAACGGCGTGAACGTGACGGTGGTGGAGTTCTTCCCGCTGCAGGCGGCCGGGCTGCGCGTGCCGGAGCCCTTCGGCGAGGTGTCGCTGGACCCGGCCGGCGTGCTGCGCGGCGTCGTGTCGGACGACGCCTGCGCCTCGCGGCCCTGCCTGCACAACGCCTCGTGCGCCCTCACCTGGAACGACTACACGTGCACGTGCCCCCGCGGCTACAAGGGCAAGCAGTGCGCCGAGGTCGAGTTCTGCCAGCTGCAGGGCTGCCCGCTCAACTCGCACTGCCGCAACCTCGACCGCGG ATACGAGTGCGTGTCCAACGCGACCTTCGACGGAGTCAACACGACGCTGAGCTACCGCCTGCGCGAGCCGCGCGCCGCGCTGGCCGCCGAGCCGCTGCGCCTCGAGCCGCCGAGCTCGCTCACCATCACCTACAG GAGCAAGGTGGGCGGGACGCTGTTCCGCGCGGAGGGCGCCGACTCCGGCAGCGTGTTCAGCGTGGGGCTGTACAAGGGGCAGGTGGGCGTGCAGTGGCGGCTGGGCGGGCTGCCGGCGCAGCGCCGcatgcgcgcgcgccgcccgcacCACGCCTGGGTCACGCTGCGCCTCGTGCTGGCCGACGGCCGCGTCACGG GATCGTTCGTGGACGCTGACGGTCACGAGGAGGTGGGGTTGTCGGACACCATCGACGTCGCTGCGTGGCAGCGGTTGGTCACCGAGGGACTCATTACGCTGGGTGGTGTCCGCGCCGGCACCCCCCCGGCCACCGTGCGTCCCACCGCCTCCACCACCACTGTC ATGGAGAACACCACGGATCCCAGCGTGTTTGAATATTCCGAAGGAGACGAGTTCATAGACGACAATTTGGCCGGAGAATATTTCAAG GGCTGCCTGGGCGCCGTGCACGTGGGCGCGCTGCTGCTGCCCTTCTTCACGGAGGAGCAGCTGTTCGTGGGCTCGGCTGCCGCGCTGCTGGCCGCGCAGCCGCACTACGCGCTGCT TTCGGGTTCACCGTGGGGTGCGTCGAGCGGCGTGGGCTGCGTGCTGTGTGTGGAGGCGCAGTGCGTGCGCGGCGCGTGCGCGGACGTGCGCAACTCGTACGCGTGCGCGTGCCCGCCCGGCTACACCGGCGACTACTGCCAGATCGACATCGACGAGTGCGAAAACAATCAGTGCCAGAACGGCGCCACCTGCAGGGACGACGTCGCCAAGTACACCTGCGAATGCGCCGAGGGCTTCGACGGGGAATT CTGCGAGCACGACATCGACGAGTGCGAGTCGGCCCCGTGCGCCAACGGCGGCACGTGCGTGGACCTGGCGGGCGGCTACCGCTGCGAGTGCGGCGCCGAGTGGCGCGGGCCGCGCTGCCAGCTGCCGCGCACGCGTACGTGCGCGCACCGGCCctgcgcgccgccgccgcgcgcgctgTGCCGCGACGTGCCCG ACGCGGTCAACGGCAACAACTACACGTGCGAGTGTGCTGAGGGCTTCCAGGGTGTCCACTGCGAGCTCGCCTTCTGCGAGGTGGAGCCCTGCTTGCACGGGCGCTGCGACGTCGACGCCGTC CCGCCGCAGTGCGAGTGCGAGGCGGGCTGGAGCGGGCGCGCGTGCGGCGCCGAGCGCGACGagtgcgcgggcgcggcggcgtgCCTGCACGGCGGGCGCTGCgtgccgcgccgccgcccgcccgTGTGCGACTGCCCGCCCG AGTGGCGCGGCGCGCGCTGCGAGGAGGACGTGGACGAGTGCGCCGAGCGCCGCGTGAGCTGCGGGCCCGGCCGCTGCCGCAACCTGCCCGGCGGCTACAC GTGCGAGTGCGCCGAGGGCTACTGCGGCGACGAGTGCGCGCTGCTCGACCTCTGCTTCGCGACCGGCGCGGCCGAGGCGAGCGAGGCGGGCGAGGCGCGCGAGGCGGGCTCGGCGCACGGGCCCTGCCTGCATGGCCGCTGCGAGCAGGCGTGCGCCGCGCAGGTGGACTACGTGTGCCACTGCGAGGACGGCTGGGCCGGCAAGAACTGCTCGCAGGCGGCCGTGGCGGGCGAGGCGAGCGCGAGCGGCGGGCAGGCCACGCGCGTGGCGCTGGGCGTGGGCGGCGCGCTGGCGGCGCTGCTGCTGGGCGGCGCGGCGCTGGCGGCGCTGGCGGCGCAGGCGCGGCGCAAGCGCGCCACGCGCGGCACGTACTCGCCGTCGGGGCAGGAGTACTGCAACCCGCGCGCCGAGATGATCACGCACGCGCTCAAGCCGCCGCCGGAGGAGAGGCTCATCTAG